One window from the genome of Acuticoccus sp. I52.16.1 encodes:
- a CDS encoding sarcosine oxidase subunit alpha family protein, with protein MSDAALGTTPFSAATYDHVAPAPFRIPGKGRVDDVTAVRFTFDGREIVAAEGDTVASALLAHGIHLVGRSFKYHRPRGVVTAGSEEPNALINVVRGPGRAEPNTRATMQEAVAGLKVESQNRWPSLAFDVGAVNDRLSRLLGAGFYYKTFKWPRAFWDGLYEPVIRAAAGLGRAPTEPDPDHYAARYAHCEVLVVGAGPAGLAAAREAAKAGGRVILVDEGSEPGGSLLTTPGAEVDGRAAWAFLAATLAELAEAGVTILTRTTAIAYDHENMVGLVQRVSDHLAVPPEGAPRERLWRVRAGHVVLAQGAVEKPLVFDGNDRPGVMLAGAAQTYLNRYGVAVGRRVAVVTSHDSAWYAAFDLADAGVPVAWIADTRSTLPRELRDGAAGRGIDVTGGAVPVATHGEKRVKGVWLAERRGAGVGEAFYVACDALLMSGGWTPAVSLFSHTKGKLAWDAKTGRFLPDTTLEACLVAGAGNGAWGLAEALSSGAAAGAEAVGADTPAAYTVTRDHTGTGAPEGALPADHTARKAFVDFQNDVTAKDIRLAVTEGMSSIEHIKRYTTTGMATDQGKLSNINGLMIAAEALGKTPPEVGLTTFRPPYTPTTFGAFAGARRGATFEVTRKTAIDPWAEANGAVFEPVALWRRARYFPQGVETMDEAVARECRTTRNAAGIFDASTLGKIEVVGPDAAEFLNRMYTNPMLKLGVGKCRYALLLGDDGFIRDDGVIARIAEDRFHVTTTTGGAPRVLAMMEDYRQTEWPDLKVWLTSTTEEWATIAVNGPKARDIIAPHVAGLDLSAEAFPHMSVATCTFAGVPCRLWRVSFTGEVGFEVNVGAAEGRRVWEAIVATGKAHGACVYGTETMHVLRAEKGYIIVGQETDGTVTPVDAGLSWALGRKKADFVGMRALARPDMAKDDRKQLVGLLTEDPAVVLEEGAQLVADPAQALPMTMLGHVTSSYRSATLGRSIALALVRGGHARTGETLYVPMPDATHAVTITGTVFFDPQGARLDG; from the coding sequence ATGAGCGACGCCGCGCTGGGCACGACCCCCTTCTCCGCCGCCACCTACGATCACGTCGCCCCCGCGCCCTTCCGCATCCCCGGCAAGGGCCGCGTCGACGACGTGACCGCCGTGCGCTTCACGTTCGACGGGCGCGAGATCGTCGCCGCCGAGGGTGACACCGTCGCCTCGGCGCTGCTGGCGCACGGGATCCACCTCGTCGGCCGCTCGTTCAAGTATCATCGCCCGCGCGGCGTGGTGACGGCGGGATCGGAGGAGCCGAACGCGCTGATCAACGTGGTTCGCGGGCCCGGCCGAGCGGAGCCCAACACGCGCGCCACCATGCAGGAGGCGGTCGCCGGACTGAAGGTCGAGAGCCAGAACCGCTGGCCTTCCCTCGCCTTCGACGTCGGCGCCGTCAACGACCGGCTGTCCCGCCTGCTGGGCGCGGGCTTCTACTACAAGACGTTCAAGTGGCCGCGTGCCTTCTGGGACGGCCTCTACGAGCCGGTGATCCGCGCCGCCGCCGGCCTCGGCCGCGCGCCGACCGAGCCCGATCCGGACCACTACGCCGCCCGCTACGCCCATTGCGAGGTGCTGGTGGTCGGCGCCGGCCCCGCCGGTCTGGCGGCCGCGCGAGAAGCGGCCAAGGCGGGCGGACGCGTGATCCTCGTCGACGAAGGGAGCGAGCCGGGCGGCAGCCTGCTGACGACGCCCGGCGCCGAGGTGGACGGCCGCGCCGCCTGGGCCTTCCTGGCGGCGACGCTCGCCGAGCTGGCCGAGGCAGGCGTGACGATCCTCACCCGCACCACGGCGATCGCCTACGACCACGAGAACATGGTCGGCCTGGTGCAACGCGTGAGCGACCATCTCGCCGTGCCGCCCGAAGGCGCCCCGCGCGAGCGGCTGTGGCGCGTCCGCGCCGGACACGTCGTGCTCGCCCAGGGCGCCGTCGAAAAGCCGCTGGTATTCGACGGAAACGACCGTCCGGGCGTCATGCTCGCGGGCGCGGCGCAGACCTACCTCAACCGCTACGGCGTCGCCGTCGGCCGGCGCGTCGCGGTCGTCACCTCGCACGACAGCGCCTGGTACGCCGCGTTCGACCTCGCCGACGCGGGCGTCCCCGTCGCCTGGATCGCCGACACTCGCAGCACGCTGCCGCGCGAGCTGCGCGACGGCGCCGCCGGCCGCGGCATCGACGTCACCGGCGGCGCGGTCCCCGTCGCCACGCATGGCGAAAAGCGCGTGAAAGGCGTCTGGCTCGCGGAGCGACGCGGCGCCGGCGTCGGCGAGGCGTTCTACGTGGCGTGCGACGCGCTCCTCATGTCGGGCGGGTGGACGCCGGCGGTGAGCCTCTTCTCCCACACCAAGGGCAAGCTCGCCTGGGACGCCAAGACCGGACGCTTCCTCCCCGATACCACGCTCGAAGCCTGCCTCGTGGCGGGGGCCGGCAACGGCGCCTGGGGCCTCGCCGAGGCGCTCTCCAGCGGCGCGGCCGCCGGCGCCGAGGCCGTCGGCGCCGACACGCCGGCCGCCTACACCGTGACCCGCGACCACACCGGGACCGGCGCACCGGAGGGCGCGCTCCCCGCCGACCACACAGCGCGCAAAGCCTTCGTCGACTTCCAGAACGACGTCACCGCCAAGGACATCCGCCTGGCGGTGACGGAGGGGATGTCCTCGATCGAGCACATCAAGCGCTACACCACGACCGGTATGGCGACCGACCAGGGCAAGCTGTCCAATATCAACGGCCTGATGATCGCCGCGGAGGCGCTCGGCAAGACGCCGCCCGAAGTGGGCCTCACCACCTTCCGCCCGCCATATACGCCGACCACGTTCGGCGCCTTCGCCGGCGCGCGCCGCGGCGCCACCTTCGAGGTGACGCGCAAGACCGCGATCGACCCGTGGGCCGAGGCGAACGGCGCGGTCTTCGAGCCGGTCGCCCTGTGGCGACGCGCCCGCTACTTCCCGCAAGGCGTCGAGACGATGGACGAGGCGGTGGCGCGCGAGTGCCGCACCACGCGCAACGCCGCGGGCATCTTCGACGCGTCGACGCTGGGCAAGATCGAGGTCGTCGGCCCGGACGCGGCCGAGTTCCTGAACCGCATGTACACCAACCCGATGCTCAAACTCGGCGTCGGCAAATGCCGCTATGCGTTGCTCCTGGGCGACGACGGCTTCATCCGCGACGACGGCGTCATCGCCCGCATCGCCGAGGACCGCTTCCACGTCACCACCACCACCGGCGGCGCCCCGCGCGTGCTCGCCATGATGGAAGACTATCGGCAGACCGAGTGGCCGGATCTCAAGGTATGGCTCACCTCCACCACCGAGGAGTGGGCCACCATCGCCGTCAACGGCCCGAAGGCGCGCGACATCATCGCCCCGCACGTCGCCGGGCTGGACCTGTCGGCCGAGGCGTTCCCGCACATGTCGGTCGCGACGTGCACCTTCGCGGGTGTGCCGTGCCGGCTCTGGCGCGTGTCGTTCACCGGCGAGGTGGGGTTCGAGGTGAACGTCGGGGCGGCCGAAGGGCGGCGCGTGTGGGAGGCGATCGTCGCCACCGGCAAGGCCCACGGGGCCTGCGTCTACGGTACCGAGACGATGCACGTCCTGCGCGCCGAGAAGGGCTACATCATCGTCGGCCAGGAGACGGACGGTACGGTGACGCCGGTGGACGCCGGGCTCTCCTGGGCGCTCGGACGCAAGAAGGCGGACTTCGTCGGCATGCGGGCGCTGGCGCGGCCGGACATGGCGAAGGACGACCGCAAGCAGCTCGTCGGCCTTCTTACCGAGGATCCGGCGGTGGTGCTGGAGGAAGGCGCCCAGCTCGTCGCCGATCCGGCGCAGGCGCTGCCGATGACCATGCTGGGGCACGTCACCTCCTCCTACCGGAGCGCCACGCTCGGCCGCTCCATCGCGCTGGCGCTGGTGCGCGGCGGCCATGCCCGGACGGGCGAGACGCTCTATGTGCCCATGCCGGACGCCACCCATGCCGTGACCATCACCGGCACCGTGTTCTTCGACCCGCAGGGAGCCCGCCTCGATGGCTGA
- a CDS encoding sarcosine oxidase subunit gamma → MAEMEIVRRLAPLGRFSLRLDEADREAAAAAIAVPLGGRIGTIAEAGARRSLRLAPDEWFLAVPLQDVTSVADAWAGAGIVGSLVEITNREVSFAIAEPVAEDVLAHGCPRDLSAMAPGRGARTVFDGVDVVLWRFEDRFEMDLWPSFAPFVEALLRAATREMAAAG, encoded by the coding sequence ATGGCTGAGATGGAGATCGTGCGCAGGCTCGCCCCGCTGGGCCGCTTCAGCCTGCGCCTCGACGAGGCGGATCGCGAGGCGGCCGCTGCCGCGATCGCGGTGCCGCTGGGCGGGCGCATCGGTACCATCGCCGAGGCCGGTGCGCGGCGATCGCTGCGCCTGGCGCCGGACGAGTGGTTCCTCGCCGTGCCGCTGCAGGACGTCACCTCCGTCGCCGACGCGTGGGCGGGCGCCGGCATCGTCGGCAGCCTGGTGGAGATCACCAACCGCGAAGTATCGTTCGCGATCGCCGAGCCGGTGGCGGAAGACGTCTTGGCGCACGGCTGTCCGCGCGACCTGTCGGCGATGGCGCCCGGCCGCGGCGCGCGGACGGTCTTCGACGGCGTCGACGTGGTGCTGTGGCGCTTCGAGGACCGGTTCGAGATGGACCTTTGGCCCTCGTTCGCCCCCTTCGTCGAGGCGCTGCTGCGCGCGGCCACCCGCGAGATGGCCGCCGCAGGCTGA
- a CDS encoding extensin family protein, translating to MGRRVLIGCLALLAVAWPAFAQVPRPKPVLHAAAAPSPPPAPASPPSAPESPAPASASPETAHAPQSAAAAALPGAAIPAPPPATGPLAFAPTSVNERVAGAFAVPMPELKPDVSPDGPPGAAAPPLPPLAGTKAPRPADEAPAVKKADEAKPATADTATADPVETETPRPKPKITRVAARAPQRERTPTNSSVHTSIRAAQLDPGEGAACEAALSKRATYTLKTAVRDNSCGAPRPLAVSAVEGVQLSGSTTLRCPVATALADWTKDVVHPAAKKHFKQDIAAYLLGPTYACRRRRNGSRTTRLSEHAFANAVDIAGFRLKDGTVVMVEPHHGGAAKAFQAEVRQGACGTFKTVLGPRTTPLHDDHLHLDSAPRGNGSTYCK from the coding sequence ATGGGTAGACGGGTACTGATCGGGTGTCTGGCGCTGCTGGCGGTGGCGTGGCCGGCGTTTGCGCAGGTGCCGCGCCCCAAGCCGGTGCTGCACGCCGCCGCCGCGCCGTCCCCGCCGCCTGCCCCGGCGAGCCCGCCCTCCGCCCCGGAGAGCCCGGCGCCTGCCTCGGCGAGCCCGGAGACGGCGCACGCCCCGCAAAGCGCCGCTGCGGCCGCGTTGCCCGGCGCGGCCATCCCCGCGCCGCCGCCCGCGACCGGGCCGCTGGCGTTCGCCCCCACCAGCGTCAACGAGCGCGTGGCCGGCGCCTTCGCCGTCCCCATGCCGGAGCTGAAGCCCGACGTGAGCCCCGATGGGCCCCCCGGCGCCGCGGCCCCGCCGCTCCCCCCCCTCGCCGGCACGAAGGCACCGAGGCCCGCCGACGAGGCGCCCGCCGTCAAGAAGGCGGACGAGGCGAAGCCGGCGACCGCCGACACGGCGACCGCGGACCCGGTAGAGACCGAGACGCCCCGCCCGAAACCGAAGATCACCCGCGTCGCCGCCCGTGCGCCACAGCGCGAGCGGACGCCGACCAACTCCAGCGTCCACACCAGCATCCGCGCCGCGCAGCTCGACCCCGGCGAGGGGGCGGCGTGCGAGGCCGCCCTGTCCAAGCGCGCGACCTATACGCTCAAGACGGCGGTTCGCGACAACAGCTGCGGTGCGCCGCGGCCGCTCGCCGTCTCGGCGGTCGAGGGGGTGCAACTGTCGGGAAGCACCACGTTGCGCTGCCCCGTCGCCACCGCCCTCGCCGACTGGACGAAGGACGTCGTTCACCCGGCCGCGAAGAAGCACTTCAAGCAGGATATCGCCGCCTACCTCCTCGGCCCGACCTACGCCTGTCGGCGGCGGCGCAACGGCTCGCGCACCACGCGCCTCTCCGAGCACGCCTTCGCCAACGCGGTCGATATCGCAGGATTCCGGTTGAAGGACGGGACGGTGGTCATGGTCGAGCCCCACCACGGCGGCGCCGCGAAGGCGTTCCAGGCGGAGGTGCGCCAGGGGGCGTGCGGAACCTTCAAGACCGTGCTCGGACCGCGCACCACACCGCTCCACGACGACCACCTGCACCTCGATTCCGCCCCGCGCGGCAACGGCTCGACCTACTGCAAGTAG
- a CDS encoding serine hydrolase — protein MIRSIGALALAAMCLAGPAAADPLPTAAPVDVGLLADRLAAIGPRIEEDIAAGSIPGAVLLVLRDGKVAYLEAFGESDTRSHTAMAPDSIFRIYSMTKPITSIVVMQLVEEGRLKLSDPVMKYIPSFINAVVAREGKDEDGKPVILDETLAPRAPTVQDLLRHTSGVVYGIFGSGAVRQAYRDSLTGREDMTAFEQAQAIGEAPLAFAPGAGWEYGRSTDILGAIIEVVEDKPLDEVFQARVLGPLGMTDTAFWVEDEAKWTRLAQPPDTAFGGREFFADPTTKPTLLSGGGGLMSTAPDYARFVTALLNGGELEGRRIIGPRTLAFMTSDHLGAIPHGAPEGVPSIGYLPGPGYGFGLGVAVRTDAGLAPFPGSVGDYFWGGYAGTYFWVDPAEDLAVVFMMQAPRMGPAYRELLRSMVYGALLPLRAAPD, from the coding sequence ATGATCCGATCGATCGGAGCGCTGGCGCTCGCCGCCATGTGTCTCGCCGGCCCCGCCGCCGCCGATCCGCTTCCCACGGCAGCTCCCGTAGACGTCGGCCTGCTGGCGGACCGCCTGGCGGCGATCGGCCCGCGCATCGAGGAGGACATCGCGGCGGGGAGCATTCCCGGCGCGGTGCTCCTGGTGCTGCGGGACGGGAAGGTCGCCTACCTGGAGGCGTTCGGCGAGAGCGACACCCGCAGCCACACCGCGATGGCGCCCGATTCGATCTTCCGCATCTATTCGATGACCAAGCCGATCACGAGCATCGTCGTGATGCAACTCGTCGAAGAGGGACGGTTGAAGCTCTCCGACCCGGTGATGAAATATATCCCCTCCTTCATCAACGCAGTCGTCGCCCGCGAGGGAAAGGACGAGGACGGCAAGCCGGTCATCCTCGACGAGACCCTCGCCCCCCGCGCCCCCACGGTGCAGGACCTGCTGCGCCATACCTCGGGCGTGGTCTACGGCATCTTCGGCAGCGGTGCCGTGCGCCAGGCCTATCGCGACAGCCTCACCGGCCGCGAGGACATGACCGCGTTCGAGCAGGCGCAGGCGATCGGCGAGGCGCCCCTGGCCTTCGCGCCGGGCGCGGGCTGGGAGTACGGCCGCTCGACCGATATCCTCGGCGCGATCATCGAAGTGGTCGAGGATAAGCCGCTCGACGAGGTTTTCCAGGCGCGCGTCCTGGGTCCGCTGGGGATGACGGATACGGCGTTCTGGGTTGAGGACGAGGCGAAGTGGACCCGCCTCGCCCAGCCGCCGGACACCGCATTCGGCGGCCGTGAATTCTTCGCCGACCCGACGACGAAGCCGACGCTGCTCTCCGGCGGCGGGGGCCTGATGTCGACCGCGCCGGACTATGCGCGCTTCGTGACGGCGCTGCTGAACGGAGGTGAACTGGAAGGGCGGCGCATCATCGGCCCTCGGACGCTCGCCTTCATGACGTCCGACCACCTCGGCGCCATACCCCACGGCGCGCCCGAGGGCGTCCCCTCGATCGGCTATCTGCCCGGCCCCGGCTACGGCTTCGGCCTTGGCGTCGCGGTGCGGACCGATGCGGGGCTGGCGCCCTTCCCCGGCTCGGTCGGCGACTATTTCTGGGGCGGCTATGCGGGAACCTACTTCTGGGTCGACCCGGCCGAGGACCTCGCCGTCGTGTTCATGATGCAGGCGCCGCGGATGGGCCCGGCCTACCGCGAGCTGCTGCGGAGCATGGTCTACGGCGCGTTGCTGCCTCTGAGAGCGGCGCCGGACTGA
- a CDS encoding type III PLP-dependent enzyme has protein sequence MTDRIMNFLRERRPEGPCLVVDLEVVRENYLRFAKAMPDSRIFYAVKANPAPEILALLAELGSNFDCASVQEIDMALAAGATPNRVSFGNTIKKERDVAAAHARGVTMFAVDCEAEVDKVARAAPGARVYCRILCDGEGAEWALSRKFGCEPQMAIDVLDHAHRSGLVAYGVSFHVGSQQKNPRAWDQALESSAEIFRTLGNRGIELKMVNLGGGFATRYLEDIPEEGEYGHEINASIRAHFGNRLPETIIEPGRGMVGNAGILKAEVVLVSQKAESDIRWVYIDAGKFNGLAETMDEAIRYPIQSSRHGEAIPCILAGPTCDSVDVMYEKTPYPLPVNLEIGDELFIGGTGAYTTTYASVAFNGFPPLASYVI, from the coding sequence ATGACCGACCGCATCATGAACTTCCTCCGCGAGCGACGTCCCGAGGGCCCTTGCCTCGTCGTGGACCTCGAAGTCGTGCGCGAGAATTATCTCCGCTTCGCCAAGGCGATGCCGGACAGCCGTATCTTCTATGCGGTCAAAGCCAACCCGGCGCCCGAGATCCTGGCGCTGCTGGCCGAGCTCGGCTCCAACTTCGACTGCGCCTCGGTGCAGGAGATCGACATGGCGCTCGCCGCCGGCGCCACGCCGAACCGCGTCTCCTTCGGCAACACCATCAAGAAAGAGCGTGACGTCGCCGCAGCACACGCCCGCGGCGTGACCATGTTCGCCGTCGACTGCGAGGCCGAGGTCGACAAGGTCGCGCGTGCCGCGCCGGGCGCGCGCGTCTACTGCCGCATCCTGTGCGACGGCGAGGGCGCCGAGTGGGCCCTGTCGCGAAAGTTCGGCTGCGAGCCGCAGATGGCGATCGACGTTCTGGACCACGCTCACCGTTCGGGCCTCGTCGCCTACGGCGTGTCCTTCCACGTCGGCTCGCAGCAGAAGAACCCGCGCGCCTGGGACCAGGCGCTCGAGTCCTCGGCCGAGATCTTCCGCACGCTCGGCAACCGCGGCATCGAGCTGAAGATGGTCAACCTGGGCGGCGGCTTCGCCACCCGCTACCTCGAGGATATCCCCGAGGAGGGCGAGTACGGCCACGAGATCAACGCCTCGATCCGCGCGCACTTCGGCAACCGCCTGCCGGAGACGATCATCGAGCCGGGACGCGGCATGGTGGGCAACGCCGGCATTCTGAAGGCCGAGGTCGTCCTCGTGTCGCAGAAGGCCGAGAGCGACATCCGCTGGGTCTACATCGACGCCGGCAAGTTCAACGGTCTCGCCGAAACCATGGACGAGGCGATTCGCTACCCGATCCAGTCGTCGCGCCATGGCGAGGCGATCCCGTGCATCCTCGCCGGCCCGACCTGCGACTCGGTCGACGTGATGTACGAGAAGACCCCGTATCCGCTCCCGGTGAACCTGGAGATCGGCGACGAGCTCTTCATCGGCGGCACCGGCGCCTACACGACGACCTACGCCTCGGTCGCCTTCAACGGCTTCCCGCCGCTGGCGTCCTACGTCATCTGA
- a CDS encoding cation:proton antiporter has translation MPLALVLTAVVVLVALIALVQAASSRLALPQSVALAALGIVLGLLATAGHAPEPLAPLAELFRELPLSADALTLILLPPLLFDAAFRIDARRMLDDGASIVLLAVVAVAVSTFAIGFALAPVTGMALSVCLLLGAIVSTTDPLAVLSIFRDVGAPARLVRIVEGESLFNDAAAIALFTILVAASSAQNVTFADGVVVFLVSGIGGAAVGVGTGIVASLFIAMTRGHAAALTSITVALPYLTWVLCEEQLGISGAMAVVVSGLWAARRAQSGRAVASWRHVHQIWEQLSFWSNSLIFVLAAFLVPTLLSRFDLAMALATGVVVLAAFGARALILWGFLPILERLALAQSIEHRAKALLWWGGMRGGLTLLLALSVTEIDAIAPADQEFVAVLATAFTLFTIFVNGLTLRPLTSLVGLTRLSPFERHLGAGARAFARQRAAERIGATAEQYGIEADIADNALEAYRDAASSHEAVPATARSHLALVVLAQAERAALSRHAENAVISPRVAELLNREVQRVREAARVNGRRGYLATAERATRYTLAFRGALLAQRWFGVRRPLAAVVSDRFEKLIVHRLVLSELVTFCADRIAPVMGERVAEVCARILERRRTNVASALDALTLQYPHFARRLEQRFLERVALTEEHQAYQVLREEGILAADVSSALADEMVAANRRFTGALTLDLSVDKRAMVAAVPMFAKVPDATLSTLVRSLRTRFVVPGERIIRRGDTDDEVYFIASGAVEVDTGTLKVTLGRGSCVGEISAVLGVPRSADVTMLGFGELLVLPGRVFRNLLSGNDDLRREIVAVARRRRAETDRGTAKPENLQSALNQSSVGAGQAV, from the coding sequence ATGCCGTTGGCTCTCGTTCTCACCGCCGTCGTCGTTCTGGTCGCGCTGATCGCCCTCGTTCAGGCGGCTTCGAGCCGGCTTGCGCTGCCGCAGTCGGTGGCGTTGGCCGCCCTCGGCATCGTGCTGGGGCTTCTCGCCACGGCCGGCCATGCGCCCGAACCGCTGGCACCGCTCGCCGAGCTCTTCCGCGAGCTCCCCCTGTCGGCCGACGCGCTGACGCTGATTCTCCTGCCGCCGCTCCTGTTCGACGCCGCCTTCCGAATCGACGCCCGGCGGATGCTGGACGACGGCGCCTCCATCGTCCTCCTCGCCGTGGTGGCCGTCGCGGTGTCGACCTTCGCGATCGGCTTCGCGCTGGCGCCGGTCACCGGGATGGCGCTGTCGGTCTGCCTGCTCCTGGGGGCGATCGTGTCGACCACCGATCCGCTGGCAGTGCTCTCCATCTTCCGCGACGTCGGCGCGCCGGCGCGCCTGGTGCGAATCGTCGAGGGCGAGAGCCTCTTCAACGACGCGGCGGCGATCGCCCTCTTCACCATCCTCGTCGCCGCGTCCTCGGCGCAGAACGTGACCTTCGCGGACGGCGTGGTCGTCTTCCTGGTGAGCGGCATCGGCGGTGCGGCGGTGGGCGTGGGGACCGGGATCGTCGCCAGCCTCTTCATCGCCATGACGCGCGGGCACGCCGCGGCGCTCACCTCCATCACCGTCGCCCTCCCTTATCTGACATGGGTGCTGTGCGAGGAGCAGCTCGGGATCTCCGGCGCGATGGCGGTGGTCGTCTCCGGGCTGTGGGCGGCGCGGCGGGCGCAGTCGGGCCGGGCCGTCGCCTCCTGGCGCCACGTGCACCAGATCTGGGAGCAGCTCTCCTTCTGGTCCAACAGCCTGATCTTCGTCCTCGCCGCCTTCCTAGTGCCGACGCTCCTGTCGCGCTTCGATCTGGCGATGGCGCTGGCGACCGGGGTGGTCGTCCTCGCCGCGTTCGGGGCGCGGGCCCTCATCCTGTGGGGCTTCCTGCCCATCCTGGAGCGTCTGGCGCTCGCGCAGAGCATCGAGCACCGCGCCAAGGCGCTGCTGTGGTGGGGCGGCATGCGCGGCGGACTGACACTGCTGCTGGCGCTCTCGGTGACCGAGATCGACGCCATCGCGCCCGCGGACCAGGAGTTCGTGGCGGTGCTCGCGACCGCCTTCACGCTGTTCACCATCTTCGTCAACGGCTTGACCCTGCGCCCGCTGACGAGCCTCGTGGGGCTGACGCGGCTCTCACCGTTCGAGCGCCATCTGGGCGCCGGCGCCCGCGCCTTCGCCCGGCAGCGGGCCGCCGAACGCATCGGCGCAACCGCCGAGCAATACGGCATTGAGGCCGACATCGCCGACAATGCGCTGGAGGCCTACCGCGACGCCGCGAGTTCGCACGAGGCCGTGCCGGCGACGGCGCGCTCGCATCTGGCACTGGTCGTGCTGGCGCAGGCCGAGCGGGCCGCCCTCTCCCGCCACGCCGAGAACGCGGTGATCTCGCCGCGCGTCGCCGAATTGTTGAACCGCGAGGTTCAGCGGGTGCGGGAGGCGGCGCGGGTGAACGGACGACGCGGCTACCTGGCGACGGCCGAGCGGGCCACCCGCTACACCCTCGCCTTCCGCGGCGCGCTCCTGGCACAGCGGTGGTTCGGCGTGCGGCGGCCGCTGGCGGCGGTGGTGTCGGACCGGTTCGAGAAGCTCATCGTCCACCGCCTGGTGCTGTCGGAGCTGGTCACCTTCTGTGCCGACCGCATCGCCCCGGTGATGGGCGAGCGCGTCGCGGAGGTGTGCGCACGTATCCTCGAACGGCGGCGGACCAACGTCGCCAGTGCGCTCGACGCGCTGACCTTGCAGTATCCGCATTTCGCGCGCCGGCTGGAGCAGCGCTTCCTGGAGCGCGTGGCGCTCACCGAGGAGCATCAGGCCTACCAGGTCCTGCGCGAGGAAGGGATCCTCGCCGCGGACGTGTCGAGCGCGTTGGCCGACGAGATGGTCGCGGCGAACCGGCGCTTCACCGGCGCGTTGACGCTGGACCTGTCGGTGGACAAGCGGGCGATGGTGGCGGCGGTGCCGATGTTCGCCAAGGTGCCGGACGCGACGCTGTCGACGCTGGTTCGCAGCCTGCGCACGCGCTTCGTGGTGCCGGGGGAGCGGATCATCCGCCGCGGCGACACCGACGACGAGGTCTATTTCATCGCCTCCGGCGCGGTGGAGGTCGACACCGGGACGCTGAAGGTGACACTCGGCCGCGGCAGTTGCGTGGGCGAGATCTCGGCCGTTCTGGGGGTCCCGCGCAGCGCCGACGTGACGATGCTGGGCTTCGGCGAGCTCCTCGTCCTGCCGGGCCGCGTCTTTCGCAACCTGTTGAGCGGCAACGACGATCTGCGCCGCGAGATCGTCGCCGTGGCACGCCGGAGGCGGGCGGAGACCGACCGCGGAACGGCGAAACCGGAAAATCTGCAATCGGCGTTGAATCAATCGTCGGTGGGCGCTGGACAGGCCGTCTGA